The Rhodohalobacter barkolensis genome includes the window TTGCCGGGTTGGAATCAGGCTGCAAACTGAACCGTTTGAATAGCTTCCTGCAGTTGATTAACCTTTACCGGTTTTAGCAGGTATGCAGAATTGGTGACCGTTACGGCTTCCTGTCTGATTCGCGCATCATTTTGAGCCGTGATATAAACAACCGGCACATTCGAATGAGTTCGAATAGACTTCATCGCTTCAATACCGGATACGTTATCTGCCAGCATGATATCCATGATAACAAGATCAGGATTCATTTTTTCAACAGTTTCAATCGCATTACGCCCACCGGGACATGTTGCAAGTACATCATAGCCTATCGAATTGGCCATTTTCTTTAAAACAATGGAGAGCAAACGATCGTCTTCAACGATGACAACTTTTTTATTCATAATGATTAATCACCTAAGAGTATTTTTTATAAAAGTACATGAAAAGCTACTCAGGTTCAGTTAGCATTGCATAAATTAGCTGATCATTGATGAGAATTTGTTAATAAAAGGGCTCAACTCTTATTGAGCCCTTTAAAATTAGACGATTCAGACTGCTGCCGGTTCCTGGCCCTCAGCATATTCTTCAATAGGCAGACACGAACAAACAAGATTTCGGTCGCCATAGGCATCGTCAACCCGACTAACGGCCGGCCAGAACTTATTGAAACGCAGCTGAGGCAGAGGAAAGACTGCTTCCTCACGCGTGTATGGATGAGTCCACTCGCCTGATGCGATAACGCGCATGGTGTGAGGTGCATTTTTCAGAACATTATCTTCAGAATCGGCCCTGCCTTCTTCGATATCTTTAATTTCATTTCTGATTCCGATCATCGCATCACAGAATCGGTCCAATTCCTCTTTTGACTCACTTTCTGTAGGCTCTATCATCAGTGTGCCGGGAACAGGGAAAGACATCGTCGGAGCATGGAATCCGTAATCCATCAAACGTTTGGCTACATCAGGTGCGTCAATTCCCGCACTCTGCTTAAATCCGCGAACATCAATGATAAACTCATGAGCTGAACGTCCGCTTTTTCCGGTATAGAGAACCGGATAGTGATCTTTGAGCCGATCCTTGAGATAGTTCGCATTCAGTATGGCAGCTTCGGTAGCTTTTGTCAGTCCGTCTGCTCCCATCATTCGAATGTAGGCGTGTGAAATTGTAAGAATACTTGCACTTCCCCAGGCAGCGGCTGCAACAGCCGGAATAGACTGATCTGAACCGGCTTGAACCACATCATGCCCCGGAAGGAACGGCTTGAGTTTTTCTACAACTCCGATTGGCCCCATGCCGGGTCCGCCGCCACCGTGTGGAATGGTAAATGTTTTGTGCAGATTGAGGTGGCATACATCCGCACCGATTTGAGCGGGTGAGGTGTAACCCACTTGGGCATTCATATTGGCTCCGTCCATATACACGAGCCCGCCATGATTATGAATGACATCACAAATCTCTTTGATGTCCTCCTCAAACACGCCGTGTGTGGATGGGTAGGTAACCATTAAGGCAGAGAGTCTGTCGCTGTATTTTTCAGCTTTCTCACGGAGATCAACCAGATCAATGTTACCATTTTCATCGCACTTGGTAACAACAACATCCATTCCTGCCATAACTGCACTTGCAGGATTCGTCCCATGTGCTGAAGAAGGGACAATCGTTACGTTGCGCTTAAGATCACCATTGGCATGATGATATCCGCGAATAGTCATCAAGCCGGCATACTCGCCTTGAGCACCGGAGTTAGGCTGAAGGGATACGGCGTCAAAACCGGTAATTTCTGACAACCAATCTTCCAGTTCCTCAAATAATTGATGATATCCCTTGGCTTGATCAAACGGAACAAATGGATGAATTTTACCAAATTCCGGCCAGGTTAAAGGGATCATTTCAGCCGTTGCATTGAGCTTCATAGTGCAAGAACCCAGAGAGATCATCGAATGTGTTAAATCCAGGTCACGGTTTTCCAGTTCTTTCAAATAGCGCAGCATCTCATGTTCGGAGTGATACTGATTAAATACCGGATGTTCGAGATAGGATGAAGTTCTACTTAGATTTTCAGGATAATTTACTTCTACATTTTCGGCCTCTTTTCGAAGGTCGAAGGAAAGTACATTATCACTTGCTTCTTCAAAGATT containing:
- the gcvP gene encoding aminomethyl-transferring glycine dehydrogenase — its product is MKISFDKERFANRHIGPDDHQIKEMLEVSGAESVKQLLDETIPQNIRLEQPLDLPEPLSEVDYIEHIKETASKNKIFKSYIGMGYYDTVTPHVILRNVLENPGWYTAYTPYQAEIAQGRLEALINFQTMVSDLTGMELANASLLDEGTAAAEAASMLHGRRKGKKRKSANTLFVSENCHPQTLSVLKNRMEPLEIAIKVGKPEDLDVTDPNLFAILLQYPDTFGSVNDFSSLIEAAHENSVYVAVAADLMSLTLLTPPGEMGADVVVGSTQRFGVPMGYGGPHAAFFATREEFKRQIPGRIIGVSQDTEGNVAYRMALQTREQHIRREKATSNICTAQVLLAVIAGFYAVYHGPQGLKRIASKIHGLTKLTAKGLKNLGFSIVNNHYFDTITLSGIDSSTIEKIKQLALQKKVNFRYANGLIGISFDETKHLEDAEEVLKIFEEASDNVLSFDLRKEAENVEVNYPENLSRTSSYLEHPVFNQYHSEHEMLRYLKELENRDLDLTHSMISLGSCTMKLNATAEMIPLTWPEFGKIHPFVPFDQAKGYHQLFEELEDWLSEITGFDAVSLQPNSGAQGEYAGLMTIRGYHHANGDLKRNVTIVPSSAHGTNPASAVMAGMDVVVTKCDENGNIDLVDLREKAEKYSDRLSALMVTYPSTHGVFEEDIKEICDVIHNHGGLVYMDGANMNAQVGYTSPAQIGADVCHLNLHKTFTIPHGGGGPGMGPIGVVEKLKPFLPGHDVVQAGSDQSIPAVAAAAWGSASILTISHAYIRMMGADGLTKATEAAILNANYLKDRLKDHYPVLYTGKSGRSAHEFIIDVRGFKQSAGIDAPDVAKRLMDYGFHAPTMSFPVPGTLMIEPTESESKEELDRFCDAMIGIRNEIKDIEEGRADSEDNVLKNAPHTMRVIASGEWTHPYTREEAVFPLPQLRFNKFWPAVSRVDDAYGDRNLVCSCLPIEEYAEGQEPAAV
- a CDS encoding response regulator produces the protein MNKKVVIVEDDRLLSIVLKKMANSIGYDVLATCPGGRNAIETVEKMNPDLVIMDIMLADNVSGIEAMKSIRTHSNVPVVYITAQNDARIRQEAVTVTNSAYLLKPVKVNQLQEAIQTVQFAA